GGCGGATCTGTTCGGCCTTCCCGATCAGGGTCTCGCGCCGCTTCGGCTGCTTGATTTCCCCGGCACGCGCCAGAAGCGTGTCGAGGTCCCCGAATTCGTTGATCAGAAGCGCTGCGGTCTTGATCCCGATGCCGGGCGCGCCGGGCACGTTGTCGATCGAGTCGCCCGCGAGCGCCTGCACATCGACGACCCGTTCGGGGTAGACGCCGAATTTCTCGAACACGCCCTCGCGGTCGATCCGGCGATTCTTCATCGCGTCGAGCATTTCGACACCGTCGCCCACGAGCTGCATCAGGTCCTTGTCGGAGCTGATGATGGTGACGCGCCCGCCCGCGTCGCGGGCGCGGCAGGCGAGCGTGGCGATGATGTCGTCCGCCTCGAACCCGTCCTGTTCGAGACAGGCGATGTTGAAGGCGCGGGTCGCCTCGCGCGTCAGCGGGATCTGCGGGCGCAGGTCCTCGGGCATCGCGTCGCGATTGGCCTTGTAGGCCGGATAGAGATCGTTGCGGAACGTATGGCTGCCCTTGTCGAAGACGACGGCGGCATGGGTGGGCGCATCCGCGCCGGTGCTGTCCTCGATATATTTGAACAGCATATTGCAGAACCCGCTGACCGCCCCGACCGGCAGGCCGTCGGACTTGCGCGTGAGCGGGGGGAGCGCGTGATAGGCGCGGAAGATGAAGGCGGAGCCGTCGATGAGATGAAGATGGCTGCCCTTGCCGAATGTCATGGCGCGCGGTCCCCCGTGAATTTGCGTTGGCGCCTTGATAACACGGAAGGACAGAGGGGCTGCAAGCGCCTAACGGCCCGCCCCGTGCGAACGGCCGCCCGGCGCATGCGGCAGGCCGGCGGCAGCCGGAGCTTTCGGGGATGGAGCGTCAGGTCGCCCCGTCGCCTCGCGAGGCTCGGGCGGTCCGGCTCCGTCCCCCGCGGCCAGGGTCACCCCGCCCGCCGGGCACGTTCCGCGACGGAAAAGGGCGCACCGCCCTCAGACTTCGCTGAGGCGGGCGCTTTCGTGGATGTATTTCTTGTCGCAATAGGGGCATTCGACATAGCCCGTCTCGTGCGGGATCACGAGCCAGACGCGCGGGTGCCCGAGCGCGCCCTCGCCACCGTCGCAGGCGACTTTCCATTTGGAGACAACTTCGGTTTCGGGGGCTTCGATCGTCATCTTCTTTCGCTACCTTCTCGCTTCGGTTCGCCGTGGGACGAGGTGTGCGGCTTTCAGGTTCGGGGTCCGCAGGCTATGCGGTTGTCGAACGCCGTTTTGCCGCTTAAGTCAAGGCCGAATGATAGCGATCCGCGTCCGGCGGACAAGGGGGCTCGGGCCCCGCGAAACGTGTCACTGAGGAGAAGCGATGACCGAACCCAAAGGCAATGCCATCGAGATCGAGGGGCTGAGGAAGGTCTACCGCGCGGCGGCCGGCCAGCCGCCGAAGGAGGCGCTCGGGGGCATCGACCTCGCGATCCCGCAGGGGTCCGTCTTCGGCCTCCTCGGGCCGAACGGGGCGGGGAAGTCGACGCTCATCAACATCCTCGCCGGGCTCGTGATCAAGAGTTCGGGACGGGTGCGGATCTGGGGCTTCGACCAGGACGTGAACCCGCGTCAGTCGCGCGCCGCGATCGGGGTCATGCCGCAGGAGCTCAACATCGACCCGTTCTTCACGCCCCGCGCCGCGCTCGAGGTGCAGGCGGGTCTCTACGGCGTGCCGAAACGCGCACGCCGGACCGCCGAGATCCTCGATCTCATCGGCCTGTCGGACAAGGCCGACGCCTATGCGCGCACCCTGTCTGGCGGGATGCGGCGGCGGCTCCTGCTGGGCAAGGCGCTGGTGCACAACCCGCAGATCCTCGTGCTCGACGAGCCGACCGCCGGGGTGGATATCGAGCTGCGCCAGATGCTCTGGAACAACGTGCGGCGGCTGAACGAGGAACGCGGCATGACGATCATCCTCACGACCCACTACCTCGAGGAGGCGCAGGAGATGTGCGACGAGATCGCCATCATCAACCACGGCCGCCTCGTGAAGCGGGACACGACGCGGAACCTCCTGAGCCTGATGGATGCGAAAACCCTGCTGATCGAGCCGGAAGGCCCGACGCCCGAGGCGATCGCGCTGCCCGAGGGCGTGCGGCTGACGCGGGACCGGCACGGCACGCTCGCCTTCGACTATTCGCGCGGCCGCACCTCCGCCAATGCGATCCTCGACGCGGTGCGCGCGGCGGGCGTGGTCATCGGGGACGTGCGCACGAAGGAGCCCGATCTCGAGGATGTCTTCGTCGAGTTGACCTCGGGAAAGTGACCGGCGCGGGGGACGCGCGCCGGCCGGATTGAAAAAGCCCCGCGTTCCGCGGGGCTTCGCCGTCTTTCCGGGGACGGGCGCTTACTCGAGCACGAGCGGCCCGACCGGCTCCCCGCCGAGCAGGTGGACGTGGAAATGCGGCACTTCCTGATGCGAATGTGCGCCGGAGTTGCAGATGAGGCGAAAGCCTTGTCCGCCCGCGCTTTCCGCGAGGCCGGTGATCTCCGCGACCTTCGCCACCGCGCGGAAGAAATCGAGCTGTTCCTCCGCGCCCGCCGCCAGCATGAAATGGTCGTAGCAGCGGTAGGGGCCCTTCGGGATCACCAGCACATGCGTCTTCTTCTTGGGGGAGATGTCGGGGAAGGCCAGCGTGTGCTCGGTCTCGTGGACCGGGGTGCAGGGAATCTCCCCGCGCAGGATCTTCGCGAACACGTTCTGGTCGTCATAGGCGTAGGGCAAAGGGGCCTCCCTCGTTTGGTCCCGGATCAGTCGGAAAAGAGATAGTGCATCGAGGCGATCTCGCGCGCCTCATCTTCGGAGATGCCGAGGAATCTTGCAAGCGGGCGGGCATTCTCCTCCGGCGCGTTGCTCTCCGAGATGCGGTAGCAATGTTCGAATTCCGCGTCCCGGATCGTGTCGCTCTCGCTGTTGATGTCCGAACGGATCGTCGGCAGCAGCCGTTCCAGCGCGCTCTGCGGCGTGGTGTCGCCCGCCAGCCCGGTGCGCCGGGCATGGCCGATCAGGTAGGCGTCGCTGAACTCGCAGTCGATGTCCAGCAGCCGCGTGCCCGAACGGTCGGAGTAGAAATCGCGGATCAGGTCGATCCCGCCGGGGTCGATGCAGACCACCATGCGATCCGTGTCGAAATAATCGAACAGCATCCGCACCCAGGCCCGCCGGTGGCGCGTGCGTTTCTCGAGGCTCTTCTCGATGCCGCCGAGGTCGGGCAGGGGGGTGTTCTCCTCGTTGAACAGGTATTCGACGCAGGGAATATCCGTGTGCGACCGGATCTGCGAGACGAGCCGCTTGGCGACATGCCATTTCTTGCACACGATCATCAGGAGCTCTCGGTCGCGGCCGAGCGAGCTTTCCGTTTCCCAGAACCGCTGGGCAAAGCGGCGTCCGACGCGCCCGCGCCCTGTGAGGAAGCGGAACAGGGAGCGGCCCTCGTTGGAGATCCGGAACTCCACCCCGGTCGCGGCGAAGAGATCGCCGAGGCGTTTCTTCAGCTCCTTCGCGTCGGGCGAGATCTTGCGCGCGAAGAGGTAGTCCTGCGCGAGCAGCAGGTCGTAATGGTCGTTGTAGAACACGACCGGCATGCCGTAGTCGGTGAACATCAGGAAGGTGAGCGTGCGGGAGCGGATTTCCCTTTCCGGCACGAGATGGCGCACGAGCGTCTGAAAGAAGGTCTCGTCGGGAATCCATGTGGTGCGGAAGAAGCGCATGACGTCCCGGCGCTCGCGGATGAAGGCGAGGATGTCCTCGATCGTCCGCCGCCTCAGGCACCACCATTGCGAGCCGATCATCACCTGGAGGTCCGCGGGAATCCCCCGCGCGAGGCCGAGGGCGCGCTGCATCCGGAAGCTCTGGTAGAACAGCCACTTGTGCCGGCGCTCGTTGAACCAGTGCCGGTAGATCAGCCGCTCCTCCCGGATCCCGGTCTTGATCCAGTCGCTGTCGAAGAAATCGAAGCTCTCGATATAGTCGCATTCCTCGCGGTCGAGATAGTCGTGCATGTATTCGGCCGTCTTCACCGACATGCAGTCGCCCGACATCATGTAGAAATGCGTCGCGCGCGGAAAGTCCCGTTCCGCGGCCTCGATGGCATGGAGCGTGGCCTGCACGAGGCTCCATTCGCCCCAGCCGCATTTGATCCGCTTCGTGGCGAAGGTCACATTCGGATTGTTCGCGAGCCCCTTGCGGATCGCCTCGAACGCCTCCCTGCCGCCGCGCGCGTCGAAATGGATCGCGATGTAATCGCCCGCGCGGGTGAGGCGGCGGGCCTGGTCGATGATCGCTTCGGGATCCTTGTGGCACAGAAGGATAAAGGCAATTCGTGCCATATTGGAAACCGTAATCCTCTTCTTGCCCGATTGTTCATGCGGAGCTGTAACCAATTATTGAATAAACAAGGGGAATTTGCTTTTAAAGCGAAAAGACGCGCAAATGGGCGCGACCTATCGGGAGTTGGGGTGAAATGGGGTTTCCGGGAACCTGGATGACGGAGAGCGAGAGCATGGTCTATCGCGTCGTCCCGAAATGCGCCTGTTCGACCATCGGACAGATCATGTTCTATTCGGATCACGGCGAGTTCTTCGACGGTGACATCCACGACAGCAAGGACCGCATGCACAAATGGTCCCAGGACGCCAGCCAGCCGCTGATCGAGGCGAATGTGCTCGGGCACCGGTCCTATGCCTTCACCTGCGTGCGCAATCCCTATACCCGCATCCTGTCCTCCTTCTTCGACAAGATCTGCGGGATCCAGCGCAACGGCCGGCGTTACAGGGGCAATCTCGTGCCGCAGATCATCCAGAAATACGGCATCGAGGTCGGCGGCGAGGACGGCAAGCAGGAGTTCGACCAGATCGCGAGCTTCCGCCGCTTCCTCCTGTTCGTGCGCGACACGATCCGCTGGCGGCGGCCGATGGAGCCGGACATCCACTGGTCGGCCATGTCCGGCCATATCTCCACCTTCATCCTGAACGGCGGCACCTACGACAGCATCTTCTTCACCGAGAAGTTCAACGAGGGCATGCAGCGGGTGCTCGACGCGGTGGAGACGCCGCGTCCCGTCGATCTGGCGGCCATCCCGCGCTTCAACGAGAGCGAGGGCCACGGTCCGAAACGCGCCCATCCGGTCGACGCCTATTTCGACGACCTGTCGATGCACCTGATGTGGGAGATCTACAAGCGCGACTTCCAGCTTTTCCGGTACGATTTCGAAAACCCGGCCAACAAGATGCCGCTGGGGGAGATCGACCTCGCGGAGGTCCACGCAAAGCTCGGGGACTGAGCCCTCTTTCCGTCGGCTGGACAGATAAAAGCCCCGCGGGTTCGTCCCGCGGGGCTTTCGCTGTAGGCGATCTGGAGGACTGATCGGCTCAGCGGTTGGAACTCACCTCGGTGATTGCCACTTCGGACGAGCCGTTGGAGAGAACGGCCAGCGTATCCCGGAAGGCGGGGCGGGTGAGATGCACCTTCACATCGCTGTTGGCGCCGGCGGTGACATGGGCGGAGCCGAGAAGCTCACCGCGCTGGCCGGCATGGAAGTCGTAGATATTGACGGTGCTGGCGGTGTCGGCCCGCACGATGTCGAGGTTGACGACCTTGCCGAGCGACTGGGCCTCACCGGCGCGGATGTAGTTCGGGCCGGCGAAAGCGGCGGAGCCGGCAACAGCGACGATTGCGGCGGCGAACAGGGTTTTGACAGCATTTGTCATCTTGGTTTCCTTTCAATTCAATCTCTTATTGGCGCGAGGATGGTTTCGCGTCTTGTGAAATGGTATGTAAGGCAGCCGCCCGGATGTTTAAACGGGAAGATTTATGCTCTCACGAACCGCATAATGTGCGTTGGCGAACATCAAAACACCGCGACTGTAAATGTGAAGATTTTGTGATCGCCCCCTTCAGCCCCGGAGGGGAGCCAGGCCGAGATAGCCGAAGGCCGCCGGTTCGATCCGCCGCGCCAGCGCCTCGAAATCGCTTTCGCCGGCATGGAGGGCCGGATGCGCGATCCCGACGACGAGGTTCAGCAGGTCGAAGGCGGCGTGCTCCGCCTCCGCCACCCGGTGCTCCGCGAGATAGGCCGTCACCGCCTCCCGCGCCCGGATCTCGAGCGCCCGGCTCTCCGGATCCGGCGGCAGGCGCTCCTCGAGATGTTCCAGAAGGCGGGCGCGATGGGCGCGGTGCACATGGTGGTGGATCACCGCGCGGATGAGCCGGGCGATGCCGAAGTTCAGCGGCTGTCCCGCGACATAGGCCAGTTCGCGCAGGATGTCGTCGCACATCTCCCGCCGCACCTCGCGGATGAGCTCGGCCAGGATCGCCTCCTTCGAGGGGAAATACTGGTAGAGCGACCCGACAGACACGCCCGCCCGCCGCGCGATGTGGTTGGTGGTCAGCGCCTCCGGCCCGTCCTCCTCGAGAATGCGAGCCGCGGCCTCGAGGAGGACGGCCACAGTCGCGCGCGCCCGCGCCTGACGCGGGAATTTGCGGGGTCTGGACGCGGGACGGTCGGGCATCGGGAATGCGAGTAGAAAATGTGAGCAATTGCTCGTATTCTGGCCGAAAGCGGAGAGAATGCAAGAGGCAGGAGCACGGCATGGCGCAGGATCACGACCACACCCACGGACACCGGCACGACCATGCCCACGGCCACGCCCACAGCCACCGGCACCATCATCACGTCGACCCGGATGCGGGCGACCGGCGCGTCGCCGCGGCGGTGGCGGTCAACCTGCTCCTGACGCTGGCGCAGATCGTCGGCGGGGTGATCTCCGGCTCCATGGCGCTGATCGCGGATGCGATCCACAACCTGTCGGACGCGGTCTCCCTCGTGATCGCCTTCGGGGCGCGCAAGCTCTCGCGCAAGCCGCGCGACAAGGAAATGACCTTCGGCTACGGCCGGGCGGAGGTGGTCGCGGCGCTGGTCAATTACGTCTCCCTCGTCGTGATCTCCGTCTATCTCTTTGCCGAGGGCGTCTCCCGCCTGTTCAACCCGCCCGAGATCGCCGGCTGGACCGTCGTCGTGATCGCCGGGATCGCGCTCGCCGTCGACCTCGTCACAGCCGCGCTCACCTACGCGATGTCGAAGGACAGTCTGAACATCCGCGCGGCCTTCCTGCACAACCTCGCCGACGCCGCGACCTCGGTCG
The nucleotide sequence above comes from Celeribacter indicus. Encoded proteins:
- a CDS encoding zinc-finger domain-containing protein; amino-acid sequence: MTIEAPETEVVSKWKVACDGGEGALGHPRVWLVIPHETGYVECPYCDKKYIHESARLSEV
- a CDS encoding ABC transporter ATP-binding protein, encoding MTEPKGNAIEIEGLRKVYRAAAGQPPKEALGGIDLAIPQGSVFGLLGPNGAGKSTLINILAGLVIKSSGRVRIWGFDQDVNPRQSRAAIGVMPQELNIDPFFTPRAALEVQAGLYGVPKRARRTAEILDLIGLSDKADAYARTLSGGMRRRLLLGKALVHNPQILVLDEPTAGVDIELRQMLWNNVRRLNEERGMTIILTTHYLEEAQEMCDEIAIINHGRLVKRDTTRNLLSLMDAKTLLIEPEGPTPEAIALPEGVRLTRDRHGTLAFDYSRGRTSANAILDAVRAAGVVIGDVRTKEPDLEDVFVELTSGK
- a CDS encoding HIT domain-containing protein; its protein translation is MPYAYDDQNVFAKILRGEIPCTPVHETEHTLAFPDISPKKKTHVLVIPKGPYRCYDHFMLAAGAEEQLDFFRAVAKVAEITGLAESAGGQGFRLICNSGAHSHQEVPHFHVHLLGGEPVGPLVLE
- a CDS encoding DUF5928 domain-containing protein, whose translation is MARIAFILLCHKDPEAIIDQARRLTRAGDYIAIHFDARGGREAFEAIRKGLANNPNVTFATKRIKCGWGEWSLVQATLHAIEAAERDFPRATHFYMMSGDCMSVKTAEYMHDYLDREECDYIESFDFFDSDWIKTGIREERLIYRHWFNERRHKWLFYQSFRMQRALGLARGIPADLQVMIGSQWWCLRRRTIEDILAFIRERRDVMRFFRTTWIPDETFFQTLVRHLVPEREIRSRTLTFLMFTDYGMPVVFYNDHYDLLLAQDYLFARKISPDAKELKKRLGDLFAATGVEFRISNEGRSLFRFLTGRGRVGRRFAQRFWETESSLGRDRELLMIVCKKWHVAKRLVSQIRSHTDIPCVEYLFNEENTPLPDLGGIEKSLEKRTRHRRAWVRMLFDYFDTDRMVVCIDPGGIDLIRDFYSDRSGTRLLDIDCEFSDAYLIGHARRTGLAGDTTPQSALERLLPTIRSDINSESDTIRDAEFEHCYRISESNAPEENARPLARFLGISEDEAREIASMHYLFSD
- a CDS encoding sulfotransferase family protein: MGFPGTWMTESESMVYRVVPKCACSTIGQIMFYSDHGEFFDGDIHDSKDRMHKWSQDASQPLIEANVLGHRSYAFTCVRNPYTRILSSFFDKICGIQRNGRRYRGNLVPQIIQKYGIEVGGEDGKQEFDQIASFRRFLLFVRDTIRWRRPMEPDIHWSAMSGHISTFILNGGTYDSIFFTEKFNEGMQRVLDAVETPRPVDLAAIPRFNESEGHGPKRAHPVDAYFDDLSMHLMWEIYKRDFQLFRYDFENPANKMPLGEIDLAEVHAKLGD
- a CDS encoding TetR/AcrR family transcriptional regulator, yielding MAVLLEAAARILEEDGPEALTTNHIARRAGVSVGSLYQYFPSKEAILAELIREVRREMCDDILRELAYVAGQPLNFGIARLIRAVIHHHVHRAHRARLLEHLEERLPPDPESRALEIRAREAVTAYLAEHRVAEAEHAAFDLLNLVVGIAHPALHAGESDFEALARRIEPAAFGYLGLAPLRG
- a CDS encoding cation diffusion facilitator family transporter; protein product: MAQDHDHTHGHRHDHAHGHAHSHRHHHHVDPDAGDRRVAAAVAVNLLLTLAQIVGGVISGSMALIADAIHNLSDAVSLVIAFGARKLSRKPRDKEMTFGYGRAEVVAALVNYVSLVVISVYLFAEGVSRLFNPPEIAGWTVVVIAGIALAVDLVTAALTYAMSKDSLNIRAAFLHNLADAATSVAVILGGAVILIWDWRLIDPILTIAISVYILWHALAEVRPVIRILMLGTPEDVQTDELSAAMAEVAGVESVHHVHLWQIDERRRSVEAHVVVAGTPAPVLAAIKRMLRERFDIGHSTLEVERPGQGCAEEDAPRPAV